GCCGCGCGAGTTCTCCACTCTGCTGCTCGATGATGCCGGCGCCAGCGGCGCCAGCGGCGCCGGTTCCATTGCCCGCATCACGCTGAACCGTCCCGACAAGCGCAACGCCATCAGCTACGAGCTGATCGACGACTTGCTGGCCGCGCTCGCGGCCTGCGAAAAGTCGGACGCGCAGGTCGTCATCATCACCGGCGCGGGCAAGGCGTTCTGCTCCGGCATGGACCTCGACAACCTCAAGGCCATCACATCGCGCACGCACGAGGAGAACGTCAAAGATTCCGGGACCATGGCAAAGTTGTTCCGCACCATCTACGACTTTCCCAAGCCGACCATCTCCGCCGTCAACGGCGCAGCGGTCGCGGGCGGCTGTGGCATCGCCACACTCTGCGACTTCACCATCGCCTCGCGCGACGCCAAGTTCGGCTACACCGAAGTGAAGATCGGATTCCTGCCCGCCATCGTCTCTACATTTCTTCTGCTCCAGGTCGGCGAGAAGCAGGCGCGCGACCTGCTGCTCACCGGACGCATCATCTCCGCCGACGAAGCCCACCGCATCGGTCTGGTCACCGAGGTCGTGGACCCGGGCAAGGAACTGGCGCGCGCGGAAGAGCTGGCGGCGCAACTGATGGCGAACTCGCCCGCCTCGGTGCGCGCGACCAAAGCGCTGCTCTCCGACTTTGCCAAGCGCAAGCTCGACGACCAGATCAAGATCGCGGTGGACGAGAACGCGCGCATCCGCACGACTAAAGATTTCCGCGAGGGCGTGACCTCGTTCCTCGAAAAACGCAAGCCGAAGTGGACGGGGAAATGACGATGCCAGCTGTCACCTCTCGTCCTTCAGATCCTTCGTTCCTGTGGTTTTCTCTGTGTCTCTGTGCCTCTGTGGTGGGTTCTTGACCACCGGCGAGACCAAGCTCCGCGTCCGCTACGCCGAGACCGACCAGATGGGTGTGGTCTATCACTCCAATTTCCTGGTGTGGTTCGAGGTCGGCCGCGTCGAGCTGCTGCGTCAGATGGGCTTCCGCTATCGCGACATGGAAGAGCAGGATGACTGCCACATCGCCGTCGTCGACGCGCGCGTGCGCTACAAAGCGCCGGCACATTACGACGACGAGGTGCTCATCCGCACGCGCCTCAAGAACATGCGTGAGTCGCTGCTGCACTTCGGTTATGAGATCGTGCGCGCCTCCGATGGCACGCTGCTCGCCGAAGGCGAGACCACGCACATCGTGGTGGATTCCAAGTTCCAGAAGACGCTACTGCCGGAGAAGTACCGGCAAGCATTCCAGTCGGCGGCGGAAAGATAGCACGATGAATCAGAATCCTCTGCCTTCTCTGCGCTCGCTGCGGTAAAAAGGTTCCGACATGCAAGCCCTCCACATCGACGGCTCTTCCCTCACCTTCGACGCTCTGCGCGAGGTCGTCTACGAGCGCCGCGCGGTGCTGCTCGCGCCCGACGCGCGCGAGGCCGTCGAGCGCGCCCGCGGCGTGGTGGAAGACCTGCTCGCCGGCGACCAGGTCGCTTACGCGGTCAACACCGGCGTGGGCAAGCTGAGCGACGTCCGCATCGCGCCGGAGCAGATCCGCGAGTTGCAGGAGAACCTGATGCGCTCGCACTGCGTGGGCGTGGGCGAGCCGCTCGCGGAAGCGGAGGTCCGCGCCATGATGCTGCTGCGCGCCAACTCGCTCGCCCAGGGGCACTCCGGCGTGCGTCCCGCCATCATCGACACTTTCTGCGAGATGCTGAACCGCGGCGTGCATCCCGTCGTGCCGTCGCAGGGCTCGGTGGGAGCCTCCGGCGATCTCGCGCCGCTCGCGCATCTTGGCATCGTGCTGATGGGCGAAGGCGAAGCGGTTTTTGGATTTGGAAACGACGCCAAGAAAACATCTGGCGCCGGCGCGATGAAGGCCGCCGGCGTGAAGACGCTCACGCTTGAAGCCAAGGAAGCCATCTCGCTCATCAACGGGACGCAAGCCATGCTCGCCATCGGCGCGCTCACGCTGCTCGCCGCCGAGACGCTCGCGGATTCCGCCGACGTGATCGGCGCGCTCTCGCTCGACGCCCTGCGCGGCACCGACGCCGCCTTCGACGAGCGCATCCACGCCGCGCGCCCGCATCCCGGCCAGATCAAGACCGCTGCCAACCTGCGCAAACTGCTGGCCGGCTCCGACATCCGCGAGTCGCACCGCGATTGCGCGCGCGTGCAGGATGCTTACTCGCTGCGCTGCATGCCGCAGGTGCATGGCGCCGTCCGCGACGCATTTTCCTGCGCGCGCGAGACCTTCGCGATCGAGATGAACTCCGCCGTGGACAACCCGCTGGTATTCGCCGACAAGAGGACTGGCAAAGGCGATGTGGTCAGCGGTGGAAACTTCCACGGCGAGCCGCTCGCCTTCGCGCTCGACTTCCTCGCCATCGCGCTCGCCGCGCTTGCCGGCATCAGCGAGCGGCGGCTTGAGCGCCTGGTGAATCCCGCGCTCAACGAGGGCTTGCCACCGTTCCTCGCGCCCGAGCCCGCGGGATTGAACTCCGGATTCATGATGGCGCAGGTCACCGCCGCCGCCCTGGTCAGCGAGAACAAGGTGCTCGCGCATCCCGCGTCGGTCGACTCGATCACGACGTCGGGCAATAAAGAGGATTACGTTTCCATGGGGATGGGCGCCGCGCTGAAGCTCAGGCAAGTCCTGGCAAACGTGACCAACGTCCTGGCCATCGAAGCGCTCGCCGCCGCGCAGGCGCTCGACCATCTCGCGCCGCTCCGAACCAGTGCCCGCCTGGAGAAGGCGCACGCGGCCATCCGTGCCGTGAGCGCGCGAGTAGTCAAGGATCGCAACATCGCCGCGGACATCCCCCGACTCGGCCACGCCATCCGCCAGGGAGAACTGCTGGCGCCGTTGCGATAGCTGAAGTTGAGGTAGCTAGATGTCCTCGCACATCACGCGCGCTCTCGTAGTGCTCACGCTTGCCGCATCCGCGTACGGACAAACGCTCGCACCTCGCCCGCCGGCGACGCCCCCGCCAACGCAGCCGTCCACTCCGCCGCCGACAAAGCCAGCCCGCTTCATCCTCTCCGCCGTGGGAGAAGACGGGGCCGTGCTCCCCGACCTCGCGCAGCAGGATCTCGTGGTGCGCATCGGCGAAAAGCCGGTGGCCATCAGCGGCCTCTCCCGCTTCCATCAGGCGCCCATCCGCATCGTCGTCGTGCTCGACGAAAGCTCCAGCATGCAAGGGCGTTGGCGGGTCGCCCTCGGCATCGTCTTCGAGCTGCTCAAAACGCTGCCGCCGAACAGCACCGTCGGCTTGGTGGGAGTGAACGACCAGGCCCCCGAGATGATCGAGAGTCCGGACGCCATCCTGCGCTACCTAAAGAACCGCGCCAAGCGCGGCCCCGGCGGCTGGACCCGCTTGTGGGACGACATCCACATGGCGCTACTTTTCTTCCCGCAGCCGCGCTCCAGCGACGTGATCTTCGTGGTCAGCGATGGCGTGGACAACGCCAGCAAGCTGACCTACCAGCGCCTGCGCGAGGAAGTTCGCGCCGCGAAGGTGCGCGTTAGCGGTGCGCTGCTCACCGACCAGTATTCTCCCGACCCTGAGGCGCGCACCGTCACCGGCAAGGTCGCCGCGCTGATCGATGAGACCGGAGGATGGAACCTCACCAGCCCACCTTTCGTCCACGAGCGGGCGGGCGTGGGTGGACGCA
The sequence above is a segment of the Acidobacteriota bacterium genome. Coding sequences within it:
- the hutH gene encoding histidine ammonia-lyase; this translates as MQALHIDGSSLTFDALREVVYERRAVLLAPDAREAVERARGVVEDLLAGDQVAYAVNTGVGKLSDVRIAPEQIRELQENLMRSHCVGVGEPLAEAEVRAMMLLRANSLAQGHSGVRPAIIDTFCEMLNRGVHPVVPSQGSVGASGDLAPLAHLGIVLMGEGEAVFGFGNDAKKTSGAGAMKAAGVKTLTLEAKEAISLINGTQAMLAIGALTLLAAETLADSADVIGALSLDALRGTDAAFDERIHAARPHPGQIKTAANLRKLLAGSDIRESHRDCARVQDAYSLRCMPQVHGAVRDAFSCARETFAIEMNSAVDNPLVFADKRTGKGDVVSGGNFHGEPLAFALDFLAIALAALAGISERRLERLVNPALNEGLPPFLAPEPAGLNSGFMMAQVTAAALVSENKVLAHPASVDSITTSGNKEDYVSMGMGAALKLRQVLANVTNVLAIEALAAAQALDHLAPLRTSARLEKAHAAIRAVSARVVKDRNIAADIPRLGHAIRQGELLAPLR
- a CDS encoding acyl-CoA thioesterase yields the protein MTTGETKLRVRYAETDQMGVVYHSNFLVWFEVGRVELLRQMGFRYRDMEEQDDCHIAVVDARVRYKAPAHYDDEVLIRTRLKNMRESLLHFGYEIVRASDGTLLAEGETTHIVVDSKFQKTLLPEKYRQAFQSAAER
- a CDS encoding VWA domain-containing protein gives rise to the protein MSSHITRALVVLTLAASAYGQTLAPRPPATPPPTQPSTPPPTKPARFILSAVGEDGAVLPDLAQQDLVVRIGEKPVAISGLSRFHQAPIRIVVVLDESSSMQGRWRVALGIVFELLKTLPPNSTVGLVGVNDQAPEMIESPDAILRYLKNRAKRGPGGWTRLWDDIHMALLFFPQPRSSDVIFVVSDGVDNASKLTYQRLREEVRAAKVRVSGALLTDQYSPDPEARTVTGKVAALIDETGGWNLTSPPFVHERAGVGGRMEEAPTQAPNLAGFFHTLYDFYLVELGPEGKVTRPEPLNVRIADGRKDRAQIFVSAPHGLLPAAP
- a CDS encoding enoyl-CoA hydratase-related protein, producing the protein MARITLNRPDKRNAISYELIDDLLAALAACEKSDAQVVIITGAGKAFCSGMDLDNLKAITSRTHEENVKDSGTMAKLFRTIYDFPKPTISAVNGAAVAGGCGIATLCDFTIASRDAKFGYTEVKIGFLPAIVSTFLLLQVGEKQARDLLLTGRIISADEAHRIGLVTEVVDPGKELARAEELAAQLMANSPASVRATKALLSDFAKRKLDDQIKIAVDENARIRTTKDFREGVTSFLEKRKPKWTGK